Genomic DNA from Erythrobacter aureus:
GAGGAGACCGGCTGCGCTATCGTGAGCATGGTGCTGGTCGGCGTGATCGAAGAGGAACTCTCCGGCGCGCCGCACACGGCCTATCTTTTCGACGGAGTGGTCGATGCCATGCCCCGGCCCGACGGCCGCGAAGTGATCGAGGCGCGTTTCTTTCCGACGCACTCGCTCCCCGAGCCGCTGAGCCCGCGAACGAGGGCACGGCTGAAATTGTGGCAGGCACGCAAAAGCTAGACGGTCTCCGCACGCATCTCAGGGTGAACTGTGGTCTCTTGGTAGCCGCTTCCCCAAGCTTGCCCGGATGTTACAGGAGCGAGAGCTGACTATCGGGACGCGTCTGCTCTTCCCCGCCCTCCCGCTCGAGCTTGGAGAGTGTCAGCCCCATCAACCGGATCGGCATCGGTAAGGGCAGCACTTCCTCGAGCAGCGCGCGGCCGATGGCTGCGAATTCCTCTTTCGAGGCGATGGGGCGGTCGACCGTCTTCGCTCGGCTGAAAATCTGAAAGTCGGTATATTTCATCTTCAGCGTGACCGTCCGACCTGTGGCTTCGGCGCGTTCGATATAGCCCCAGACGATATCGATGATGTCTTCCATGGTCTCGCGCAGTTCGCTGCCCGAGGACAGATCGCGACTGAAGGTCCGTTCGCCGCCGACCGACTTGCGGACGCGGCTGGAACGTACGGGGCGCAGGTCGATCCCACGCGCGGCTCGGTAAAGATAGTCGGCAAAGCTGCCGAAATGCGCGCGCAGCCACTCGATATCCTTCATCGCCAGATCGCCGCCCGTTGCGATTCCGAGCTTTGCCATTTTCTCCGCTCCCTTGGGACCGACGCCATGGAACCGCCTGATCGGCAGATCGGCGACAAAATGCGAGCCTTCGCCCGGACGGATGACGCACAGCCCATCCGGCTTGTTCTGATCGCTGGCGATCTTGGCGAGGAACTTGTTGTAGCTGACCCCCGCGCTCGCGGTCAGGCGCGTCTTCGCGCGGATTTCCTGTCGGATCAGCTCGGCGATCCGCGTCGCGCTGCCAATGCCGAGCTTGTCCTCGGTTACGTCGAGATAGGCTTCATCGAGGCTCAGCGGTTCGACCAGATCGGTATGGTGACGGAAGATCGCGCGGATTTGCTGCGAGACTTCGCGATAGACGTCGAAGCGGCTTTTGCAGAAAATCAGGTTGGGGCACAATCGCTTGGCGGTGACCGAGGGCATGGCGCTGCGCACGCCGAACTTGCGCGCTTCGTAACTTGCGGCGGCCACCACACCGCGCCCGCTCGATCCGCCAACGGCCACCGGCTTGCCGCGCAGTTCGGGGTTGTCGCGCTGTTCGACGCTGGCGAAGAAGGCGTCCATATCGACATGGATGATCTTGCGAAGGCCCTCGGCCTCGCCTTCGTCGTCCGTGTCTTTCGGGTCACTCATCGCTGCACCAGCATAAAGGCGCGGGTTGCAAAGCGGAACCTTGTCCGTCACCTGCCATTTCGTGCAAATGCGAAACGATCATCTTGCCAGCGGCGAAAGGCCGCTACCCGACCGTGCGCGCCGCCCGGCGATCGGGGAACGCGAGCTGATCTGGATGATGGCGCTGCTGATGGCGTGCAACGCTTTCGGTATCGATGCCATCCTGCCCGCTCTCGACGAGCTGGCCGGAAGTCTCGGTGCGCAAGGGAATGACCGGCAGTTCGTGGTCGGGGTTTATCTGCTGGCGGCGGGTTTCGGCACGCTGATTCCGGGCTCTTTCGCCGATCGCTTCGGCAGGCGGCCCGTGCTGTTTGCGGCGCTCGGCGCGTATATCGTGCTGTCACTGGCCTGTGCTGCTGCCACAAGCTTCACGCAGTTGATCGTTCTCCGGGCACTGCAGGGCTTCTTCGCGGCGGGGATCATTGCCTTGCCGCCCGCGATCATCCGCGACCGGGTGGGCGGCGACAAAATGGCGCGGATGATGAGCCTTATCTTCGTTATCTTCCTCCTGGTGCCGGCGGTGGCGCCAAGTATCGGGCAGGGTGTTCTGCTATTGCTGGGCGACTGGCGCTGGATTTTCGTCGCGATGGCCTTGCTCGGCGTGACGATGACGGTCTGGGTGTATGTGCGCCTGCCCGAGACGCTGCATGACGATGATCGCCAGGAGATCAATATCTCGGTTATCGGCCGGAACATGCGCAGGGCGGTCACCCTCCGGTCGACCATCGGCTATACGCTGGCGAGCGCGCTGGTTTTCGGCGGGTTGTTCGGCTTTATCAATTCCTCGCAGCAGCTCATCGGCGAAGCCTTCGGTGCGGGCGATATGTTCCCGCTGCTCTTCGCCTTCTGTGCGGGCAGCATGGCGCTCGCCAACTGGTCGAACAGCCGTATCGTCGAACGCTTCGGCGCGCGCCGGGTAAGCCATTCCGCGCTCTTCCTGTTCATCGTGGTGTCGGCCCTGCAATTGTGGTTCGCGACCCAACCGAACGAAAGCCTGTGGACCTTCGTGCCGCTGATGGCCGCGAATATGAGCCTGCTCGGCTTCATCGGCGCGAATTTCGGCTCGATCGCCATGCAGCCTTTTCGCCACATCGCGGGAGCGGCTTCGAGTGCACAAAGCTTCCTCCGCATGACCACTGGCGCTACGCTGGGGGCAGCGGTGGGTTATGCCTATGACGGCACGGCGCGCCCTTTGGCGCTCGCGCTACTGGTTTCCGCGATCATGAGCCTGCTATTCGTGCTTTATTCCGAGCGCGGCTCGCTGTTCGGGCCGCCGGAGCCCGAGGTGGAATAAGATCTCCGCAGGAGAACGGGCAAGAGCAGCAGGGCCGGGACGGATATCCTGACCGGATAGGGGATACGGGGATACTGGCCTATCCGCTTTCCAGCTTCCGCCATGCCAGCCCGGCAAATTCGCATAGCAGCGGGCGCGTGTCGCGCGGGTCGATGATGTCCTCGACATTGAAGCGTTCGGCGCTGCGGAACGGCGAGGTGACCTTGTCGAGCCGCGCGCGAATTGCGTCGAGCTCCGCCGCGGGATCTTCGGCGGCTTCCAACTCCGATTTATAGGCCACTTCCAGCCCGCCCGCGATCGGCAGGCTGCCCCAGTCGCCGCTCGGCCAGCAATAGCGATACTGGTAGGTTTCGGCATTGCTCATCGCGCTTCCCGCAATACCATAGGCACGGCGCAGGACGATCGAGGCGAGCGGGACACTTGCCTTGTAGATCGCGTTCATCGCCTGCACGCCGTAACGGATGGTCCCCGCCATTTCCGCCTCGCGCCCGATCATGAAGCCGGGATTGTCGACCAGATGGACGATGGGCAGGCGGAACTGGTCGGCAAGCTTGACGAACCGCTCCACCTTTTCGCTCGACTTGGCATCCCATGATCCGCCGAGATAGCTCGGGTCGCTTGCCAGAACCGCCACCGGCCAGCCATCGAGCCGTGCGAGCGCGGTAATGCAGGCGCGGCCCCACATGCGGCCGATTTCGAATACGGTGCCCTGGTCGAATACCATCTCCATACAGCGCCGCATCGAATAGACCTGCTTGTCCTGGCGCGGGACGAGCGAGAGCAGCGCTTCCTCGCGCCGGTGGACCGGGTCGGTACAGTTGGAGCGGCGCGCGAGCTGGCCGACATACTCGGGCATGAAGGACAGGAAATGCCGCGCGCGGGCGAAGGCTTCGGCTTCGCTCGATACTTCGTCATCGACCACGCCATTGCGGGTGTGGATGCCGCTTCCGCCCAGGTCTTCCTTGGCTTGGCTGTGGTCGTCGGAGCCCCTGTAGCTTTCACCCAGCCCATCGACCACGGCAGGCCCGGCGGCGAAAATCTGGCTGAGGCCCTTGACCATGATCGAATAATGGCTCGCGACCGTTCGCGCTGCACCAAGGCCTGCGGTGGGGCCGAGTGCGAGCGCCACCACAGGGACGGTGTCGAGGTTTTTCACTACGTCCGACCAGCCAGGCACGGCAGGGATATAGGTCGCGCCGATCTGTTCGAGCGTCTTGACGCTGCCGCCACCGCCCGTGCCGTCGATCATACGGATGAGCGGGAGTTTCAGCTCATGCGCCATCTTCTCGGCCTGCACCATCTTGCGGCTGATCCCGGCATCCGCCGCGCCGCCGCGAATGGTGAAATCGTCCGCCGTCGCGACGACGGGGCGGCCATTGATCAGTGCCTTGCCGAACAGAAAAGGGGCGGGAAGGACAGACTGTAGATTGCCCTCCTCGTCATAGGAGCCGCGCCCGGCGATCTTGCCGATCTCGCGGAAGCTGCCGTCGTCCACCAGCGCGGCAAGCCGGGCGCGGGCATCCATCTTGCCGCGTGCATGCTGACGGGCGACCTTCTCCTCGCCGCCCATCCGTTCGGCCAGCGCCTCGCGCTGGCGCAGTTCTTCGAGTTCTTTTTCCCAGCTCATCCTTGTCTCGTCCTTGCGAGTGCAGCGAAGCAATCCAGAGCAAAACGCGCGACAGTTCTGAATTGCCGCGTCGCTTCGCTCCTCGCAATGACGAAGTATTGAGGGCTTGCCTAGTCTTCCACAGGCTCCACCACCGCCAGCACGGCCTCGACCTGTACTTGCCCGCCTTCGCTGGCGGAAAGCTCGGTCACGGTCCCGTCGAACGGCGCGGTGAGCGCGTGTTCCATCTTCATCGCCTCGAGCACCATCAGCCGCTGGCCTGCGGTGACTGCGTCGCCCTCGGCTACATCGACCGCGATGACCTTGCCCGGCATTGGGGCAAGGATAGCGCCGTCACCCACCGCTCCGGCACCCGAACCGCGCGCCTGGCGTTCGAAGACGAAGCTCTGTCCGTCTGCGAAGACCACTGCGCGTTCGGGGTCAACGAAGCCGGTTGCATGGCTTTCGGCATGCGTACGCGCAGCAGGAATACTGCGCGTTTCGCCCTTGTGGGTGAGCACCGCGTCGAGCGCGCCCGGCGCGTTGAGGCGCAGACCGATGGGCAGGTCGTCGTGCTCCTCGGTCTCTGCCAGTGCGACGAAGTCGGCAGCGGTCTGCCAGATCTCGGCATCGGCCTCGTCGGAGGACACGAGCACGTCGAGCTTGGATTCGATGAAGCCGGTGTCGAGATTGGCTTCCTCGAAATCCTCATCGCGCAGGCAATTGGCGATGAAGGCTGCGTTGGTCTTGACCGGCCATATCTCGACGCTTTCGGCGATATCGGCGAGCTGGTCGATCGCCTCGGCGCGGGTCTCGCCCCAGACGACGAGTTTGGCGACCATCGGGTCATAGAAGGGCGAGATCATGTCGCCTTCCTCGACCCCGGTTTCGATCCGGCCTTCGACGCCGAGGTCGAAATGCTCGAGCCGTCCGGTCGAGGGCAGGAACCCGCCGGTCGGGTCTTCGGCATAGAGGCGCGCCTCGATCGAATGGCCGTCGATGAAGAGTTCGTCCTGCGTGGCCGGGATCGCCTCGCCGCCCGCCACGCGTAGCTGCCATTCGACCAAGTCCACCCCGGTGATCTCCTCGGTCACCGGGTGCTCGACCTGAAGCCGCGTGTTCATTTCCATGAAGAAGATGCGGTCGGCGCGCAGGCCTTCGCTGGCGTCGGCGATGAATTCGATCGTGCCCGCGCCCTCGTAGTCGACCGCCTTGGCAGCGCGGACGGCGGCGGCGCAGATTTCTTCGCGGGTCGCCTCGTCCATGCCGGGGGCGGGGGCTTCCTCGATCACTTTCTGGTGACGACGCTGCAATGAGCAGTCGCGTTCGAACAGGTGGACGACATTGCCGTGGCTGTCGCCAAAGACCTGCACTTCGATATGGCGGGGGCTTGTGATCCACTTTTCCAGCAGAACTTCGTCGTTGGAGAAGCTGGCCTTGGCCTCGCGCCGGCAACTTTCGAGCGAAGCTGCGAAGTCCTCGGCCTTGTCGACCTTGCGCATGCCCTTGCCGCCACCGCCCGCGACCGCCTTTATCAGCACGGGATAGCCGATGGCATCGGCCTCTTGCTTGAGGCGCTCGAACGACTGATCCTTGCCCTCATAGCCGGGCGTCACCGGCACGCCCGCCTCGCGCATCAGCTTCTTGGCGGCGTCCTTGAGGCCCATCGCCTCGATGCTCGACGGCTTCGGGCCGACCCAGATGAGGTCAGAGTCGATGACAGCCTGCGCGAAGCCCGCATTCTCCGACAGGAATCCGTAGCCGGGATGGATCGCTTCGGCGCCGGTCTGCCTGGCGGCGGCGATGATTTTCTCGCCTACCAGATAGCTCTCCGCAGCGGGGGAGGGGCCGATATGCACCGCCTCGTCGGCGCTGCGCACGTGGAGCGCCTTGGCATCGGCATCCGAATAGACTGCGACGGTGGCGATCCCCATCTCACGCGCGGTGCGGATGATGCGGCAGGCGATTTCGCCGCGATTGGCGATAAGGAGCTTCTGGATCATGCGGGTGCCGCTAACTCATTTTTCAAGTCATTGCGAGCCGCAGACGAAGCAATCTATCGCCAGTTGTGTCGGCAATCCTCATTGTTGGATGATGGATTGCCGCGTCGGCCCCGCAAGCCTGCTCGCAATGACTGCTAGTACGCTGTTACCACCCGGCGACAGGGCGGAAATCGTGGCGGCTCCAGATGATCGGCTCTTGCGGGCCGCTGGGGCGGTTCCAGACCGCCTCACCGAAAGCGGCGACGATGTGCCACAGCTTTTCCGGCCCGCTAACCCGTGTGCGGGTGTCCCATGCGACTTGCCCGCGATTCAGGACCTTGCGCCCGATCGCGCCATAGATGCGCGCGGCGGCGAGCACCGCCCAGCGCTGGCGAAACCGCAGCCGTTTGGCGCCGAGTTTGGAAGCGGCTTCGTGCTTTTCCATTAGCGCGATCATGCGGGGCATCAGGCTGGCGAGCTTGAAGCGGTTTTCGGGCAGCGCGTGTTCGCCCTGTTCCCAGCCCATCTCTTCGAGCCAGACCTTGGGCAGATAGCAGCGCCCGGCCTGCGCATCTTCCACGATATCGCGTGCGATATTGGCGATCTGGAAGGCCAGTCCCAGATCGCACGCCCGATCCAGCGTTTCCCCATCGTCTGCGGGGACGCCCATGATCCGGGCCATCATAATGCCGACCGCCCCGGCGACGTGATAGCAATACCGCATCATGTCCTGTTCGGTGGTGGGGCTCCAGCGCGTGGCGTCCAGCGCGAAACCGGCGATAACGTCGTTCGCCTCGTCCAGAGTCAGCCCGCATTCGTGGGCGACGAGACCGAACGCATCGAAGGCCGCATCGGCGGTAGGCTGCTCCTCGAAGGCGCGCTTCGTGAGGATGCGCAGTGCCTGAACGCGATCCTCTGCATCCTTGGGCGTGCCCTGGTCTCCCAGCGGACCGCCCTTGTCCTGATTGTCGGCGATATCATCGCAGCGGCGGCACCAGGCATAAAGCAGCCAGCTGCGTTCGCGCGTGGCCTTGTCGAACAGTTTCGAGGCGGCGGCGAAGCTGTGCGAACCCTGCTCGATCGAATCGAGCGATTTTTCGACCAGCATAGCCCGGTCCCGCCCGCCGCCAGCCCGGGCGGGCGTTGGTCGCAGATAGCGCGACGGGGCGAGAGGGCGGGGCTTGTTCAGAGGTCGTCGGCCTTCATCTGGAAGATCGGGGTGTGCGGCTCGTAGGCCGTCATTCGGTCGAGCAAACCGTCGAGCGTCGTGTCGTGGACGAGAATGCTCTGGTGGACGGGACGGACGAAACCGACATCGGCCATCTTGCGGTTAAAAGCGATCAATTCGTCATAGAAGCCGAAAGCGTTGAGCAGGCCGACCGGGTTGTTGTGATAGCCCAATTGTGCCCAGCTCATGGCCTCCCACAACTCGTCCATCGTGCCGACGCCGCCGGGAATGGTTATGAACCCATCGGACAAGTCGGTGAAGCGCTGCTTGCGCTCGTGCATGCCGCCGACGGTGTAAAGCTCGGTACAATCGTGATTGGCGACCTCGCTGTTGGCGAGCGCATCGGGGATGACGCCGACCACCTCTCCGCCTGCTTCCAGTGCGCCGCGCGCGGTGGCACCCATCAGACCGAGCCGGCCGCCACCATAGACGACGCCGATCCCTTTTTGGGCAAGACCCTTGCCGACATCGTAGGCGAGTTGAATATAGCGCGGATCATCCGGCGAAGCCGATCCGCAATAGATCGCAAGTCGTTTCATATCGCGGCTCATACCGCCAGATCCTCCAGCATAAGTCCCGCAGTCGCCTTGGCGCTGCCTACCACGCCGGGGATACCGGCGCCGGGATGCGTCCCAGCACCGACGAGGTAGAAATTGTCAAGCACATCATCGCGATTGTGCCCGCGGAACCAGGCGCTCTGCGTCAATACGGGTTCCAGGCTGAAGGCGCTGCCCATATGGGCGTTGAGGTCCATCGCGAAATCGCGCGGCGCGTAGTGGAACTTGGTCACGATCCGCGAATGGATATCGGGGATCAGGCGCCGCTCCAGCTCGTCGAGAATGCGTTTCTCGAGCAGCGGGCCCATTTCTTCCCAGTCGACTGCCAGCTTGCCCATATGGGCCACGGGCACCAGTGCGTAGAAAGTGCTCATGCCCTCGGGCGCCATGCTCGCATCGCTCACCGTCGGGTGATGCAGATAAATCGAGAAATCCTGCGGCAGCACGCCGTGATCGTATATGTCTTCGAGCAGGCCCTTATAGCGCGGCCCGAACAGGATCATGTGGTGCGGGATGCCCGGCCAGGTCCCTTCGATCCCGAAATGGACCACGAACAGGCTGGGGCTGAAGCTTTTGCGCGACAGGCTCCGGGCATAGTCCGCCCCGCGCTTGGAGCCAGCCAGCAGGTCCTTGTAGCTGTGCATGATGTCGGCATTGCTGGCGATTGCGTCGAAGCGGTGGCGCCAGCCCGAATGGGTTTCCACCTCGGTTACATGTTTTCCCAGAGTATGGATATGGACCACCGGATCGTGCAGTCGTACGGTCCCGCCGATCCGCTCGAAATGCTTGACCATGCCGGCGATCAGCCGGTTGGTGCCGCCCTTCGCCCACCACACGCCGCCATCCTTCTCCAATTTGTGGATCAGCGCATAGATGCTGCTGGTCTTCATCGGATTGCCGCCGACCAGCAGAGTGTGGAAGCTCAGTGCTTCGCGCAGTTTCTCGTTTTCGACATAGCTCGAAACCATCGAATAGACGCTGCGCCAGGCCTGCTGCTTGGCCAGCGCGGGCGCGGCCTTTATCATCGATTTGAAGTCCAGGAAGGGCACATGGCCGAGCTTGACGTAGCCTTCTTCGTAAACGGCTTCGGAATATTCGAGGAAGCGCTGATAGCCCGCGACATCGGCCGGGTTGAGCTGCGCGATTTCGCGGAATAGCTGTTCCTCGTCGTTCGAATAGTCGAACTGGGTGCCGTCGGGCCAGTGCAGGCGGTAAAACGGCATCACCGGCATCAGCTCGACGTCTTCGGCAATGTCGTGCCCGGTAAGCGCCCACAATTCCTTCAGGCAGTCGGGATCGGTGATGACCGTCGGCCCGGCATCGAAGGTGAACCCGTCCCGTTCCCAGAAATAGGCCCGACCGCCGGGTTTGTCGCGCGCTTCGACCACGGTAGTCTGGATACCGGCAGATTGCAGCCGGATGGCCAGCGCGAGACCGCCGAAACCGGCGCCGATCACGCAGGCGCTCTTGCCCGTGGCGACGGGATCGACGGGCTGTTCGCCGGAACCTGCGGCGGTGGGGGTGTTGAGTTCGGCGTTCATTGCGACCTTTCATGAACGAGCGGGTTGCCCTTGCCAAGCAGCGCCCGGATTGCGGCTGTTACAGCTACGGGCGGTTTGCCCGACAGGATGCGCAGCTTGTCCGCGAGCGTTGGACGCCCGGCATAGAAGCGTTCGACCAGCGGTTCGCGCAGGCGATAGAAGCGTTCGAACACGCGATATCGTTCCCCCGGCTTCGCGGCATCGAACAACATCCGGCCCAGCCGGCGGTAGAAGCGGGTGGCGCGCCAATGATCGTGGACGCGTTTCTCGAACAGCGCGGCGATCTGGGGTCCCGGCCTGTCTGCCACGCGGGCTAGGGCCAGGGCATTGGCAACGGCGAAGGGCAGAGTGTAACTGGTCAGCGGGTGCGTGAAGCCGCCGCGTGCCCCGGCGCGCACTATGCCAGCTTGGCCCAGGCTGCGGCGGTACGCGGTAAAATCACCGCCCGTGATTACCGGCAGGATTCCGGTTTCCCCGCCAAGGGTGTTTCCCCGCCACCCCATTGCCTGGCAATAGCTATCGATACGTTCCGACAGCACATCGCGATCGAGCACGGGGGCATCGGCGTAATAGGTGTCCTCTACGAAAAGCTCATTCGCGTTCAGCGGCAAAGTATATACGAACCGGTACGCGTCATGCTGCCTTACCCGCGCATCCATCACGATCGGACAGGCAAGCCCATGTGGGGTGTCCGTCCGCAGATGCCGTCCCATGAAGACCTGCCAGCCGCCGCGCAGATGCGCGGAAGGTTCGAAATCGCGGCAATCGACCACAACCCGGGCGGCCAGGCTCGCGCCGTTTTCAAGGGTGATACCATCCGGCGTCAGCTCGACGGCGCGCGAATTTGTGCGGATCGCATCCTGTGGCAGTTCGCGGCGCAAAGTCGCGTCGAAGTCGCGGCTTGCGAGCGATCGATAGGTCGAGCCGAGGCGGCGCTCATGGCCGGGAAAGAAGACGTCGTATCCGGCATCCCATTCGGTCTTTGCGAATGGGGCCAGCAGGGCGGCGCCATCATCGTCGAGATCGCTGGTGAACCAGCTCCACCGGTGGTTCCCGCCAAAGGCATCGCCCGCTTCGACAAGGGCGATCCGCATCTGGGGATGGCCCTTGCTGACGGCCAGCGCGGCCAGCCCGCCCGCCAGCCCGCCGCCCACGATGGCCATGTCGATCGCGCGCCCGTTCATTGCGTTCAGGGCTTAGGGGTGAAGTGCGGCTCCGGCAATTGCGCAGTTCCCGCACGGGCTAGAAACACGGTTCGGTGCCTGGTGGCGATGGCGACTGCCCGTCCCATTTCCACCTTTCCCGGTGGTCGTGCCGCAAAGTACGTGCCGCATTCGATCTGGCAAGAAGGCCAGGAACATGACATTGTCATAAGTGTTAGACAGCAAACAGGGAAATCCAGGGATATACTTATGAAATCGATGCTCGCCCTCACCGGCTCGCTGGCGTTGCTGGGTGCTGCGCCCGTGCAGGCACAAAATGTCGAGAACCTGCCTGCCGAAGAGGAAACGGTGTTCGATGGCGACTGGTTTTCCATCGGCGTAGGAGCCGTCTATTCGGCAAGCTACGATGGTTCCGACGACTATGTTTTCAGCCCGATTCCCATCGTGCAGGGGAAAATCGGCGGCGTGCGCATCAATCCGCGAGCGGGCGGGGTAGCCCTGGATTTCGTCAACGACCAGAGCGAAGGGGCGAAAATCTCGGGCGGGATCGCGGCGCGCCTCAATCGCAATCGTGCAACTCAGATCGAGGACACGGTGGTTTTGAGCTATGGCGAGCTCGACACGGCTTTCGAAGTCGGCCCCAGTGTGGGGATCAGCTTTCCCGGCGTGATGAACCGCTTCGACAGTCTCAGTTTCAATGTCGATACTCTGTGGGACGTTGCAGGCGCGCATGACGGCATCGTGGTCAGACCCACGGCGACATATTTCACGCCGCTCAGCCGCGGCATGGCAATCTCGCTTTCTGCTGGCGGAAGCTATGTCGACGACGATTACGCTCGATATTACTATTCCGTCCCCGCTGGCGGGGCCTTGCCGCAGTTTCAGGCCGAAGGGGGGTGGGACAGCGTCGGGGTGAACCTGCTCGCCGGGATCGATCTCAACGGCAATCTCGCCGATGGCGGTCTCGCACTGGTGGTGCTGGGAGGTTACTCGCGCATGCTGGGCGACGCCAAACAGACCCCCTTCACGTCCATTCGCGGTGATGCGGATCAATGGATGGGCGCCTTGGGGATCGGCTACACCTTCTAACCCTGGACGGGCCTGTCATTTGATGCGGATCAATGCATCGCTCTTCTCTCTCATGCGATAGATTCGCGCGAGAGAGGAGAGGCTGATGAACGTTGTCGGCAATATAGAGAGCGATACGGCGATCCATGTGGACGTGCTGATCGTGGGGGCTGGAATTTCGGGGATTGGCTCTGCCTATCACTTGCAGGAGCAGTGCCCTTGGGCGCGTTACGCCATCCTGGAGATGAAAGACACGTTCGGGGGCACCTGGGATACGCATAAATATCCCGGCGTGCGGTCCGACAGCGATCTCTACACCTTCGGTTACCGCTTCAAGCCCTGGGTCGGCGCGCCTATCGCCAGTGCCGGTGAAATCCTCAAATATATGGGCGAGGTGATCGAGGAAAACGGCATCGACGAGCATATCCGCTACGGCCACCGCATCACGTCCTGTGCCTATGCGCGCGATACCGGCCTCTGGACCGTTACGGCGA
This window encodes:
- the crtY gene encoding lycopene beta-cyclase CrtY, whose translation is MNGRAIDMAIVGGGLAGGLAALAVSKGHPQMRIALVEAGDAFGGNHRWSWFTSDLDDDGAALLAPFAKTEWDAGYDVFFPGHERRLGSTYRSLASRDFDATLRRELPQDAIRTNSRAVELTPDGITLENGASLAARVVVDCRDFEPSAHLRGGWQVFMGRHLRTDTPHGLACPIVMDARVRQHDAYRFVYTLPLNANELFVEDTYYADAPVLDRDVLSERIDSYCQAMGWRGNTLGGETGILPVITGGDFTAYRRSLGQAGIVRAGARGGFTHPLTSYTLPFAVANALALARVADRPGPQIAALFEKRVHDHWRATRFYRRLGRMLFDAAKPGERYRVFERFYRLREPLVERFYAGRPTLADKLRILSGKPPVAVTAAIRALLGKGNPLVHERSQ
- a CDS encoding MipA/OmpV family protein is translated as MKSMLALTGSLALLGAAPVQAQNVENLPAEEETVFDGDWFSIGVGAVYSASYDGSDDYVFSPIPIVQGKIGGVRINPRAGGVALDFVNDQSEGAKISGGIAARLNRNRATQIEDTVVLSYGELDTAFEVGPSVGISFPGVMNRFDSLSFNVDTLWDVAGAHDGIVVRPTATYFTPLSRGMAISLSAGGSYVDDDYARYYYSVPAGGALPQFQAEGGWDSVGVNLLAGIDLNGNLADGGLALVVLGGYSRMLGDAKQTPFTSIRGDADQWMGALGIGYTF